The Chondrinema litorale genome includes the window CGACCTTAGCCACGAACTTTACAATCTTGGTCACATGTTCGAAGCAGCCACAGCACATTATGCAGCTACTGGCAAAAGAACCTTACTTGATATTGCCATTAAAGCTGCCGATCGTATTGATGCAGATTTTGGCAAAGGAAAAATTGAAGATTATCCGGGACACCAAGAAGTAGAACTTGGTTTGGTTAAATTATATAGAGCAACTAAGGACGAAAAATACCTGAATCTCGCAAAATATTTTCTGGATATAAGAGGTCAAAAAGGCATTGGCAACCCAACCACTTATAACCAATCTCACAAACCAGTAACAGAACAAAGTGAAGCAGTTGGACACGCAGTAAGAGCTACTTACATGTGGATTGCTATGGCTGATGTTGCTGCATTAACTGGTAATAGAGATTATATTGAAGCCATTGACAGACTATGGCACGATGTGGTAGACACTAAAATGTATGTAATCGGTGGAATAGGAGCGACTGGCAACCACGAAGGTTTCGATGAACCTTATGTTCTACCAAATATGTCTGCTTATAATGAAACTTGTGCAGCAGTTGGAAATGCTTTCTGGAACCACAGAATGTTTTTAATGTCTGGTGATAGCAAGTACATTGATGTAATGGAGCTTTCTATGTACAACAATGTAATTTCTGGTGTATCTGTTTCAGGAGATCATTTCTTCTATCCAAATCCATTGGCTTCTTATGGTCAGCATTCTCGTAGTGAGTGGTTTGGCTGTGCTTGTTGCCCACCAAATGTTGCCCGCTTTTTACCTTACATGCCGGGTATGATTTACGCTCAAGATGAATCTGATGTATATGTAAATCTTTTCATCAGCAGTGATGCATCTTTTAAAGTAGGTAAAAAAGAATTAGCACTTTCTCAAAAGGCTGAATTACCTTGGGAAGGCACCACAGAAATTTCTGTAACCTCTGCAAAACCAGTAGAAAGCAACATCAAGATACGTATTCCGGGATGGGCAAAAAACCAACCTGTTCCAAGCGATTTATACACTTATGCAGATAAATCTGATGAGACCACAAAAATCTCTGTAAACGGTAAAGCAGTTGAATATAAAGTGGATGAGAAAGGTTATGTAAACATCGAGAGAAAGTGGAAAAAAGGAGATAAAATCTCTATTGAATTCCCTTATGAGATTAGAGAAGTAAAAGCTAATGAGAAAATTACAGAAGACAATGGAAAAGTGGCAATCGAACGTGGGCCAATTGTTTACTGTACAGAATGGGCAGATTATAAAGATGGACATGTATTAAACTTACTTTTCGATCCTACGAGCAAATTAACAGCTTCTATTGATCCAGATTTTTATGGTGGAGTTACTGTGATTGAAGGAGAGGCTAAATCAACTAAAAAAGAACTCGACGAATCAATTACAGTTTCAGAAGACAAACCGATGAAACTGATCCCTTACTATTTGTGGAACAACAGAGGTCCGGGAGAAATGAGAGTTTGGTTACCAACAGAAAAATCTGCTACCAAACCTTTACCTGCTCCAACTGTAGCAAGCCAAAGTAAAGCAACCGCTTCAGTAAAAAGTAAAGCGATTATCGCTATCAAAGATCAGT containing:
- a CDS encoding glycoside hydrolase family 127 protein codes for the protein MTKFLITGLALVLSTSVFAQNADYPIQPKPFTEVKIKDNFWAPKIKTNHEVTIPIAIQKSLESGRVDNFKIAGGLMDGKFCSEYPFDDSDIYKIIEAASYSLQTYPDPELEKTVDSLIYFVNSAQEDDGYLFTNRTIGKNLHSWVGTSRWEKVNDLSHELYNLGHMFEAATAHYAATGKRTLLDIAIKAADRIDADFGKGKIEDYPGHQEVELGLVKLYRATKDEKYLNLAKYFLDIRGQKGIGNPTTYNQSHKPVTEQSEAVGHAVRATYMWIAMADVAALTGNRDYIEAIDRLWHDVVDTKMYVIGGIGATGNHEGFDEPYVLPNMSAYNETCAAVGNAFWNHRMFLMSGDSKYIDVMELSMYNNVISGVSVSGDHFFYPNPLASYGQHSRSEWFGCACCPPNVARFLPYMPGMIYAQDESDVYVNLFISSDASFKVGKKELALSQKAELPWEGTTEISVTSAKPVESNIKIRIPGWAKNQPVPSDLYTYADKSDETTKISVNGKAVEYKVDEKGYVNIERKWKKGDKISIEFPYEIREVKANEKITEDNGKVAIERGPIVYCTEWADYKDGHVLNLLFDPTSKLTASIDPDFYGGVTVIEGEAKSTKKELDESITVSEDKPMKLIPYYLWNNRGPGEMRVWLPTEKSATKPLPAPTVASQSKATASVKSKAIIAIKDQYYPKSSNDSSNPYLHWWPKTGTSEWVEYEFETPKEVSEVKVYWYDDAPFGGCRIPTSWEVVYKDGDEWKPVPTSEEYKVVKDDWNTIKFDPVKTSTIRVKLQLDAKFSAGIHELIVN